A window of Dehalogenimonas sp. WBC-2 genomic DNA:
AAGTACAATAAACAAACCAAACACAAACGGGGCCAACCCGGCGGTGAATCCGGACGGCAACTTATCAATCGAAGATTCAAGCAGCGGTGAAACAAATGTTACCCCTTGCTGCAATAGGCGGATGGCAATGGCCCCAAATATCGGGCCCACAGTAGTACCTGCTCCGCCTATGATGATCATACCTATATATAAAATAGAATCAGTAATGGAAAAATGTTCTGTACTGACATAGCCAATCCAATGTGCGGTTAGTGAACCGGCAATACCAGCTAAAAAACAACCAATAAAAAAAGCCAGCAGCTTGTAACGGAACAGGTTGATACCCATGACCTCCGCAGCCAGGTCGTTATCCCGTACCGCCACAAAAGCCCGGCCAATGCGGGTTCGTGCCAGATTCTTGGCAAAGAAAACAACTATTAAGGCTACAATCATTATCAGAAAGAACAGGCTCTGTGGTGACCGGAAAGTAATACCAAAGATTTCCGCCCGGGGTACACTCATGCCGGAAAAACCGCCGGTAACGCCCAGATGGTTGATAACCCATATAATGATAATCTGAGCAGCGATAGTGGCAATGGCCAGATAAAAACCTTTGACCCTTAGAGAAGCGATACCAAACAGCAAACCAACCAACCCTGCGCCAAGGCCGGCCAGCGGTAGAGCTATCAGGAACGGCAGATTTAGTTGGGCAGTAAGCACCGCCGAGGTAAAGGCGCCAACGGCGATGAAACCGGCATGCCCCACTGACAACTGTCCGCAGTAACCGGTTAATAAGTTAAGACCGGTGGCAGCAACGATGGTAATACCGATCAGGTTGACCACTCCCAGCCAGTACACCGATAAGTATAATGGTGCTGTGAAAAGCACAATCAACCCGCCGAGGAGTAAGGCCCAATGTGTCTTGGTGCGGAATATGGCCATATCCGCCGCATAATTAAAGTTACGCGTGCCGCAGGGTAAACCGCTGCTCATATGATCGTCAGTCCATTCAAAATGTAATATGCCGTTGCGATATGCAAGAACTAAATCCTCTCTATCCGCACCTGACCAAAAAGGCCATAAGGTTTAATGAATAACACGATGATGATGATGATAAAAGGAATAACATCCTTGATACCTGACCATGTCAGTTGCGTCAGATAACCGCCGCCCAGATTTTCCGCCAGGCCTATGATCGGGCCAGCCACCATTGCCCCCAGGAAAGAGTCCAGGCCGCCAAGAATTACCACAGAAAATGACTTCAAACCGGTTTCAACCAGGCCGTAAGTAATGCCGCCGATACTAGACATCAGAACCCCACCGATTGCCGCCAATGCTCCGGCAAACATCCATGACACAGAAAATATCTTAGTAACCGGTATACCGCAGGCCCAGACCGCCATCTGATCATCAGCGGTAGCCCGCATGGCAACACCCATTTTATGGTAGCGGAAGAAAATACTGACCAGGATAAACAACACCAGGGCAATGCCTGCCGCCCATAGGTATTCCTGGGAGACAACGGCGCCAAATATCTGCACCGGTTCATCGGGGATGAAATCTGGCATAGCGGCGGTGGAGATTGGCCAGAACATGGATACCAATCCTTCAAAAACAAAAGCTATTCCAAGGGTAACCGTGATCAATGATAGTATCGGCTGCCCGATCAACGGCCGAAGCGCCACTCTTTCCAGTATCCAACCCATGGCAGCCGCTGCGGCAATGGTCACCGGCAGTCCCGCCCAAAAGGGCAGCCCTGCCTGATGCATGGTACCGTAGGCTATCCACGAGAATAAAAGTACCATCTGCCCCAATGCCAAGTTGGCCACGCTGGATGACTTCCAGATAAAAGTAAACCCAAGCGCTATGAGAGAGTAAACCATGCCCACTGTGATACCGGTCAACACAAACTGCATCAGGTCGGCCATTATATCTCCCTAACCTTAATTGATGTCGTTACTACGCCCTTACGTCCGTCGCGGTAGGTAACGGGCGCTTCTACTTTAACTTCTCGACTTTCCTCCACATACATGGCATCGATAAGTTCCTTATAACGCTCGTACATAGCGCCCCGCCGCAGCTTTCTGGTGCGCGTTAATTCAGCTTCATCAGGATCAAATTCTTTATGTAATATAACAAACTTTTTAACCCTGGAATGCTCCGGTAAAAAGCCGTTGACCCGCATCACATCCTTGGCCACCAGATCAGCAATTTCCTTTCTTTGTGACAGGTCAACATAGGTAGTGAAATTAAGATGGTTATTCTGTGCCCACTTGCTGACCATAGAAAAGTCGATATTAATGATTGCTGACACATGTTCTCGGTCTTTATCACCCAGCACCATAGCGTCCTTGATATACGGCGAAAAGCGCAACCGGCCTTCAATATACTGGGGCGCAAACTTCACCCCGCTTTTAAGTTCACCCATATCCTTGAGACGGTCAAGAAAGATGACATGTCCCGCCTCGTTGATGTTAACCGCATCACCGGTGCGGAACCAGCCGCCGTGTGCGAAGCTTGCTTTAGTCTTAGCCTCATCTTTGTAGTACCCGGTAAACATGCAATCAGAGCGGACAAAAAGCTCACCTTCACCGGTCAGCCGCACCTCCGTATTTAGTGCGGGTCTGCCGACACTCTCAAAGGCAATCTCACCACCGGAATGAGATGAAATAAAACCAGCCTCAGTACTGGCATAATTCTGTCTTAGTTCAATTCCTATAGCATGAATAAGTTTGAAAGTATCCAGGGCAAGCACCGATGACCCGGTGACGGCGCAACGTACCCTTGATAATCCCAGCCGGTCCTTAAGAGGTCGAAACATCAACCCATCTGACACCTTACCTAATGTCTTCCATAGCAGGCCGGGTTCTTTACCCGATAACCGCGCTTCTGCCAACCGATAACCGACTGGCAATAATGTCTTATACGCCAGACGTTTGAAAGGGTGGGCATCCATCATCTTCACCTGAATATCAGAAACCACACCTTCCCACTGCCGCGGGCCATAGATAACAAAATGAGGTCCAATCTCTCGTGTGTCTGCCGCGATGGTTTCGGGTTCCTCAGGAAAGTTCAATCTGGCGCCGGAGATCAAATGCGGCACAGTAGCAAAAAAACTATCACCAACCCAGGCCGCCGGGAAATTAGAAATCAGATCGCTCTTAGCATCCAGCGGATACCGGGTGACAAAGCCTGAAGCGGTAGATATAAGCGCCCTGTGTGTCAGAATAGCAGCTTTCTGCTGCCCGGTGGTGCCGGAGGTGTAGTAGATAAAAGCAGTATCTGTCGGTTTTATACTAGCCAGATTGTGTTCAAATATGTCTGGATGCTCTTTATCATAGGCCTTGCCCAGTTCAATAACATCATTAAATTCCGCCAGCAGCGGGTCGTGGTAATTCTTTAAGCCTTTGGGGTCCCAGTAGATTACTTTCTTAAGCTGTGGCGTCTCTGCTCTTATCTCTAAAAATTTATCAGCTTGCTCCTGATCGTTGACTATGGCAAAACTGGTCTCAGAATGATTTACAATGAATTTAACTTCATCTGGTACTGCATCAACATAGATACCGGTCGGTATCGCGCCCGCCGCCTGTACGGCAAACTCTCCCCAGAACCACTCTGGTTCATTATCTCCAATGATGGATACTACATCGCCGTACTCAAGCCCCAGGCTCACCAGACCGAGCGAGAAATACTTTACCTTATCATAATACTGCCGCCATGAATAACGGTGCCACACACCGAAGTTTTTGTAACACATAGCCGGTCTATCCGGCCAGCATTCGGCGTTTCGCTTAATTAATCCCGGTATGGTTTGCGGCTCCAACTTGTTTTGGCACCCCCCATAATCAGAAACCACCCCCGCTTGGGAGGTGGTCTTTAAGTTTCGCCTTCTTTGAATGTTGTTAGTTGATTTTCGACCCGCCCAAGCGCACTCTGGTGCGCTTGGTAAAGGCGAATGTGTAGC
This region includes:
- a CDS encoding Long-chain-fatty-acid-CoA ligase, yielding MCYKNFGVWHRYSWRQYYDKVKYFSLGLVSLGLEYGDVVSIIGDNEPEWFWGEFAVQAAGAIPTGIYVDAVPDEVKFIVNHSETSFAIVNDQEQADKFLEIRAETPQLKKVIYWDPKGLKNYHDPLLAEFNDVIELGKAYDKEHPDIFEHNLASIKPTDTAFIYYTSGTTGQQKAAILTHRALISTASGFVTRYPLDAKSDLISNFPAAWVGDSFFATVPHLISGARLNFPEEPETIAADTREIGPHFVIYGPRQWEGVVSDIQVKMMDAHPFKRLAYKTLLPVGYRLAEARLSGKEPGLLWKTLGKVSDGLMFRPLKDRLGLSRVRCAVTGSSVLALDTFKLIHAIGIELRQNYASTEAGFISSHSGGEIAFESVGRPALNTEVRLTGEGELFVRSDCMFTGYYKDEAKTKASFAHGGWFRTGDAVNINEAGHVIFLDRLKDMGELKSGVKFAPQYIEGRLRFSPYIKDAMVLGDKDREHVSAIINIDFSMVSKWAQNNHLNFTTYVDLSQRKEIADLVAKDVMRVNGFLPEHSRVKKFVILHKEFDPDEAELTRTRKLRRGAMYERYKELIDAMYVEESREVKVEAPVTYRDGRKGVVTTSIKVREI
- the livH gene encoding high-affinity branched-chain amino acid transport system permease LivH (High-affinity branched-chain amino acid transport system permease protein LivH), giving the protein MADLMQFVLTGITVGMVYSLIALGFTFIWKSSSVANLALGQMVLLFSWIAYGTMHQAGLPFWAGLPVTIAAAAAMGWILERVALRPLIGQPILSLITVTLGIAFVFEGLVSMFWPISTAAMPDFIPDEPVQIFGAVVSQEYLWAAGIALVLFILVSIFFRYHKMGVAMRATADDQMAVWACGIPVTKIFSVSWMFAGALAAIGGVLMSSIGGITYGLVETGLKSFSVVILGGLDSFLGAMVAGPIIGLAENLGGGYLTQLTWSGIKDVIPFIIIIIVLFIKPYGLFGQVRIERI
- the livM gene encoding branched-chain amino acid transport system permease LivM; the encoded protein is MSSGLPCGTRNFNYAADMAIFRTKTHWALLLGGLIVLFTAPLYLSVYWLGVVNLIGITIVAATGLNLLTGYCGQLSVGHAGFIAVGAFTSAVLTAQLNLPFLIALPLAGLGAGLVGLLFGIASLRVKGFYLAIATIAAQIIIIWVINHLGVTGGFSGMSVPRAEIFGITFRSPQSLFFLIMIVALIVVFFAKNLARTRIGRAFVAVRDNDLAAEVMGINLFRYKLLAFFIGCFLAGIAGSLTAHWIGYVSTEHFSITDSILYIGMIIIGGAGTTVGPIFGAIAIRLLQQGVTFVSPLLESSIDKLPSGFTAGLAPFVFGLFIVLFLILEPRGLAHRWHLFKASYRLWPFSH